In the Diprion similis isolate iyDipSimi1 chromosome 2, iyDipSimi1.1, whole genome shotgun sequence genome, one interval contains:
- the LOC124413985 gene encoding non-structural maintenance of chromosomes element 3 homolog, with the protein MSQRRQATHSSTQSTRGTTRNTSPVKQSTRNAAHASHTNTKNSPSASQKSQWNDDEYMTQSQATQSKGLTPEEENQLVGSVIRYLLAAERTKHVVQRPQLIKNVFGTYNKHYRKIMTIVKATLTQVFGFNLVEFETGKYILTNAITMNPPHLSCPESEKPQRILLILVLTHIFMLDGICKEELLWDFLRKLTIIPRDGYKNQMFGDIHKIITVDFVKQQYLEMPKIGSSDPPAYEFHWGVRAEEEVSKRHVLEFVSKMYNDRPIKTWPKQCNALNESERRSIESEDDN; encoded by the exons ATGTCTCAAAGAAGGCAAGCTACACACAGTAGCACACAAAGCACTCGGGGTACTACTAGAAATACCTCGCCAGTTAAGCAATCTACTAGAAACGCCGCGCATGCCAGTCACACAAATACCAAAAACTCTCCATCTGCCAGCCAGAAATCTCAGTGGAACGATGATGAATACATGACACAGTCTCAAGCAACTCAAAGCAAAGGCCTGACccctgaagaagaaaatcagcTAGTCGGAAGCGTGATTAGATATTTATTAGCTGCTGAGAGAACTAAGCATGTCGTACAAAGACcacaattgattaaaaatgtttttggaACATATAATAAACATTATCGCAAGATTATGACTATAGTTAAAGCTACTTTGACTCAA gTTTTTGGTTTCAACCTGGTAGAATTTGAAACTGGAAAATACATTCTGACAAATGCTATTACTATGAATCCTCCGCATCTATCCTGTCCGGAGAGCGAAAAACCCCAAAGAATTTTACTGATTTTGGTTCTCACTCATATTTTTATGTTGGATGGTATATGCAAGGAAG AATTGTTATGGGactttttaagaaaattaacaataattccGAGAGACGGTTATAAGAATCAGATGTTTGGTGATATACACAAAATAATCACTGTT GATTTTGTAAAACAACAGTATCTAGAAATGCCCAAAATAGGATCGTCAGATCCACCTGCATATGAGTTTCATTGGGGTGTGCGTGCTGAGGAAGAAGTTTCGAAACGCCATGTGTTGGAATTCGTTTCAAAG aTGTATAATGATCGCCCGATCAAGACCTGGCCTAAACAATGCAATGCCTTGAATGAGTCCGAACGCCGAAGCATAGAGAGTGAAGACGATAACTAA
- the LOC124413990 gene encoding peroxiredoxin 1-like, whose protein sequence is MSGLIRNLSLQAKHLVKQGLTQSAVNTSIRNFTVGARLLNASGPQIQKPAPSFAGTAVINGDFKDIKLEDYRGKYVVLFFYPLDFTFVCPTEIVAFSDRMSEFESLNTAVIGVSTDSHFSHLAWINTPRKQGGLGGLRYPLLSDFSKQISAKYNVLIEDAGVALRGLFIIDKEGILRQLSINDLPVGRSVDETLRLIKAFQFVEKHGEVCPANWQPDSKTIKPNPKDSKQYFESVN, encoded by the exons ATGTCTGGACTGATCAGAAATCTTTCACTTCAGGCTAAGCACTTG GTAAAACAAGGACTCACACAATCCGCAGTAAACACAAGTATCCGTAACTTTACCGTTGGCGCCAGGCTGCTCAACGCATCAGGACCTCAGATCCAGAAGCCAGCCCCGTCATTTGCTGGTACCGCAGTAATCAATGGAGACTTCAAGGACATAAAACTAGAAGATTATCGAGGAAAATACGTCGTCTTATTTTTCTACCCATTGGACTT CACGTTTGTTTGCCCAACCGAAATAGTTGCGTTCAGCGACCGAATGAGTGAATTTGAATCGCTCAATACAGCAGTTATTGGAGTATCAACCGACTCTCACTTCAGTCATTTGGCCTGGATTAATACTCCTAGAAAGCAGGGGGGGCTGGGCGGACTTCGTTACCCTTTGCTGAGCGATTTCAGCAAGCAAATTTCAGCAAAATATAACGTTCTCATCGAAGATGCTGGGGTTGCCCTGCGAGGACTCTTCATCATCGACAAAGAAGGCATATTGCGTCAACTAAGTATAAATGATTTACCCGTTGGCAGAAGTGTTGATGAAACACTGCGGTTAATAAAAGCATTTCAGTTTGTTGAAAAACACGGAGAAGTTTGTCCTGCCAATTGGCAACCtgattcgaaaacaattaaGCCTAATCCTAAAGACAGCAAGCAGTACTTTGAATCCGTTAATTAA